The following are encoded in a window of Rosa chinensis cultivar Old Blush chromosome 4, RchiOBHm-V2, whole genome shotgun sequence genomic DNA:
- the LOC112196358 gene encoding putative calcium-transporting ATPase 13, plasma membrane-type codes for MSSSSASNLHAKVWSIELILDVRNKSLNVQKRKWHSAFVAIYCSRAFLKPPVLKDININTKLLSRSPSYTTISVDDSVSVPDANGFRIDQIRLTELVKAKDLKQIQELGGVQGVGEALKTDVEHGIHGENAEDILKRIEAFGSNTYKRPPKKGFLHFVWEAFKDLTILILLGCAALSLGFGIKEHGLKEGWIDGGSIFLAIILVISVSAISNYRQSIQFDKLSKVSNNLQIEAVRKGRRQQISIFDIVVGDVICLKIGDQVPADGLLLDGHSLSVDESSMTGESDHVEISITQNPFLFSGTKIADGYGRMLVTSVGMNTNWGEMMSKISQDTSEKTPLQARLDKLTSSIGKVGLAVAFLVLSAMLVRYFTGNTVDENGSKMFNGSKTKVDDIINAIIGIVAAAVTIVVVAIPEGLPLAVTLTLAYSMKRMMADNAMVRKLSACETMGSATTICTDKTGTLTMNQMKVTKFWLGKESVEEEAYSSISPFVLDFIQEGVALNTTGSVYRPSLDSKIEISGSPTEKAILSWAVHDTKMDMEKVVKSCSILHVEAFNSQKKRSGVLIKRKADNTVQVHFKGAAEMILAMCTSYYDASGIVKDMDYNEKMNFEQIIQGMAASSLRCIAFAHKEVAAEEQVEGDQKVVLKEDGLTLLGLVGLKDPCRPGVKKAVEDCQYAGVKIKMITGDNVFTAKAIATECGILRPGQDMLGAVIEGVEFRNYTPEQRMEKVEAICVMARSSPFDKLLMVQCLKQKGHVVAVTGDGTNDAPALKEADIGLSMGIQGTEVAKESSDIVIMDDNFASVATVLMWGRCVYNNIQKFIQFQLTVNVAALVINFVAAVSAGQVPLTAVQLLWVNLIMDTLGALALATEKPTKELMEKPPVGRTAPLITNVMWRNLLPQALYQITVLLILQFRGKVIFGVTDKVKDTLIFNTFVLCQVFNEFNARKLEKKNVFKGIHTNKLFMGIIAATIILQVVMVEFLKKFADTERLNWGQWGICIGIAVISWPIGWVFKSIPVPEKSFLSYLKMKNYKSNI; via the coding sequence ATGTCTAGTAGTTCTGCTAGTAACTTGCATGCAAAAGTGTGGAGCATCGAGTTGATCCTAGATGTTCGAAACAAAAGTCTTAACGTGCAGAAGAGAAAGTGGCATTCTGCCTTTGTGGCCATCTACTGCTCTAGAGCCTTCCTCAAACCTCCTGTGCTAAaagacatcaacatcaacacCAAATTACTATCTCGCTCTCCCTCTTACACAACCATTAGTGTTGATGATTCGGTTTCGGTGCCAGACGCTAATGGCTTCAGAATAGACCAAATAAGACTCACTGAGCTTGTGAAGGCAAAAGATTTAAAGCAGATCCAGGAGTTGGGAGGGGTTCAAGGTGTAGGAGAAGCACTCAAAACTGATGTAGAGCATGGAATTCATGGCGAAAATGCTGAAGACATTCTCAAGAGAATCGAAGCGTTTGGTTCCAACACATACAAGAGACCACCAAAAAAAGGCTTCTTACATTTTGTTTGGGAAGCCTTCAAAGACCTCACAATCTTAATCCTCTTGGGATGTGCTGCGCTTTCTCTTGGTTTTGGAATCAAAGAGCATGGATTAAAAGAAGGTTGGATTGACGGTGGAAGCATATTTCTTGCAATCATTCTAGTTATTTCTGTTTCGGCCATAAGCAACTATAGACAGAGCATACAATTTGACAAATTGTCAAAAGTCAGTAATAATCTTCAGATTGAGGCTGTGAGAAAGGGAAGGCGCCAACAGATTTCGATATTTGATATTGTGGTTGGTGATGTCATTTGTTTGAAGATTGGAGATCAAGTTCCAGCTGATGGATTGCTTCTGGATGGCCATTCTTTATCAGTAGATGAATCCAGCATGACAGGGGAGAGTGACCATGTTGAAATTAGCATTACTCAGAATCCATTCTTATTTTCTGGAACTAAAATTGCTGATGGTTATGGTCGGATGCTCGTCACATCTGTTGGGATGAACACAAATTGGGGTGAAATGATGAGCAAAATCAGCCAGGACACGAGTGAAAAGACGCCTCTACAAGCACGTCTAGACAAGCTAACTTCATCTATAGGTAAAGTTGGTTTGGCAGTTGCTTTCTTAGTTCTTTCAGCCATGTTGGTTCGATACTTCACAGGGAATACCGTGGATGAGAATGGAAGCAAAATGTTCAATGGCAGCAAGACAAAAGTAGATGACATAATAAATGCTATCATTGGAATTGTAGCAGCTGCGGTTACAATTGTTGTAGTAGCAATTCCAGAAGGTCTGCCATTGGCTGTGACTCTCACTCTAGCTTATTCCATGAAGAGAATGATGGCTGATAATGCAATGGTACGGAAGCTCTCTGCTTGTGAGACCATGGGGTCTGCTACAACAATTTGTACAGACAAAACAGGTACTCTGACCATGAACCAGATGAAGGTGACTAAGTTTTGGTTGGGGAAAGAATCTGTGGAAGAAGAAGCTTATTCATCTATTTCTCCTTTTGTTCTCGACTTTATTCAAGAAGGGGTTGCTCTCAATACAACTGGTAGTGTGTACAGGCCTAGCTTGGATTCAAAAATTGAGATCTCTGGCAGTCCAACCGAAAAGGCTATTCTATCATGGGCGGTTCATGATACAAAGATGGATATGGAGAAAGTGGTGAAGAGTTGTAGCATTCTCCATGTTGAGGCTTTCAATTCACAGAAGAAACGTAGTGGGGTTTTGATTAAGAGGAAGGCGGATAATACAGTCCAAGTACATTTTAAAGGAGCTGCAGAGATGATACTAGCAATGTGTACAAGTTACTATGATGCCTCTGGCATTGTTAAGGATATGGATTACAATGAAAAAATGAACTTTGAGCAGATTATTCAAGGTATGGCAGCCAGCAGCCTCAGATGCATCGCATTCGCACATAAAGAAGTTGCAGCAGAGGAGCAAGTTGAAGGAGACCAGAAAGTTGTGCTAAAGGAAGATGGTTTGACCCTATTGGGACTTGTAGGTCTTAAAGATCCATGTCGTCCAGGAGTGAAGAAAGCAGTTGAAGACTGTCAATATGCAGGTGTGAAAATCAAAATGATCACTGGCGATAATGTTTTCACTGCAAAAGCCATAGCTACTGAGTGTGGGATACTCAGGCCTGGTCAGGACATGCTCGGAGCAGTCATAGAAGGTGTCGAATTTCGCAACTACACTCCAGAACAGAGAATGGAGAAGGTTGAGGCAATATGTGTAATGGCGAGGTCTTCTCCTTTTGATAAGCTTCTGATGGTACAATGCTTGAAGCAGAAAGGTCATGTAGTTGCAGTGACAGGTGATGGAACCAATGATGCACCAGCATTGAAAGAAGCTGATATAGGACTTTCTATGGGGATTCAAGGCACAGAAGTTGCTAAAGAGAGCTCGGATATTGTGATCATGGATGATAACTTTGCTTCAGTTGCTACAGTTTTGATGTGGGGAAGATGTGTGTACAATAATATCCAGAAGTTCATCCAATTCCAGCTCACTGTCAATGTTGCAGCTCTTGTGATCAACTTTGTAGCCGCAGTTTCAGCAGGTCAAGTCCCATTAACAGCAGTTCAGTTATTGTGGGTAAACTTGATCATGGACACACTTGGAGCTCTTGCTCTTGCCACAGAAAAGCCCACAAAAGAACTCATGGAGAAGCCACCAGTGGGAAGGACAGCGCCTCTCATCACAAATGTCATGTGGAGGAACCTCTTACCTCAAGCATTGTACCAGATAACAGTCCTCTTGATCTTGCAATTCAGGGGCAAAGTCATCTTTGGTGTCACTGATAAGGTAAAGGACACATTGATCTTCAACACTTTTGTGCTTTGCCAGGTTTTCAATGAGTTCAATGCGAGGAAGCTAGAGAAGAAGAATGTCTTCAAGGGAATACACACCAACAAGTTATTTATGGGAATCATTGCAGCAACAATTATTCTCCAAGTGGTGATGGTGGAGTTTCTTAAGAAATTTGCAGATACAGAGAGATTGAACTGGGGACAATGGGGTATATGCATTGGCATTGCAGTCATCTCTTGGCCAATTGGCTGGGTGTTCAAGTCAATACCTGTTCCAGAGAAATCCTTTCTCAGTTATCTAAAGATGAAGAATTATAAGAGCaacatttga
- the LOC112197189 gene encoding glutathione reductase, chloroplastic, translated as MARKMLVDGELSKPNEEEAHYDFDLFVIGAGSGGVRASRFAANFGAKVAICELPFHPISSEVIGGVGGTCVIRGCVPKKILVYGASFGGEIQDAKNYGWEVSDKVDFNWKKLLQKKTDEIVRLNGIYKRLLSNAGVKLFEGEGKLVGPNEVEVTQLDGTKLSYSAKHILIATGSRAHRPGIPGEELGITSDEALSLEELPKRAVVLGGGYIAVEFASIWRGMGASVDLFFRKELPLRGFDDEMRAVVARNLEGRGINLHPQTNLTELIKTDDGIKVITDHGEELIADVVLFATGRAPNTKRLNLEAVGVELDQTGAVKVDEYSCTNVPSIWAVGDVTNRANLTPVALMEGTCFAKTVFGGQPSKPDYRDIPCAVFSIPPLSVVGLNEEQAVEQANGDLLVFTSTFNPMKNTVSGRQEKSVMKLVVDAETDKVLGASMCGPDSPEIMQGIAIALKCGATKAQFDSTVGIHPSAAEEFVTMRSVTRRVSARGKPKTNL; from the exons ATGGCGAGGAAGATGCTAGTTGATGGTGAGCTGAGCAAACCAAATGAAGAGGAGGCCCACTATGACTTCGACTTGTTTGTTATTGGGGCTGGAAGCGGTGGTGTTCGTGCCTCCAGATTTGCAGCTAATTTCGGAGCTAAG GTTGCCATATGTGAGCTTCCATTTCATCCCATCAGTTCTGAAGTGATTGGAGGAGTTGGTGGAAC ATGTGTCATTCGTGGTTGTGTTCCCAAAAAGATTTTGGTGTATGGAGCATCTTTTGGAGGTGAAATTCAG GATGCCAAGAATTATGGGTGGGAAGTGAGTGACAAAGTTGATTTCAACTGGAAGAAACTTTTGCAGAAAAAG ACGGATGAAATAGTTCGATTAAATGGCATATACAAGCGTTTATTGTCGAATGCTGGGGTTAAATTGTTTGAAGGAGAGGGTAAGCTGGTTGGTCCCAATGAAGTTGAGGTGACCCAGCTAGATGGCACTAAATTGAGCTATTCAGCAAAGCACATATTGATTGCAACTGGCAGTAGGGCTCATCGACCTGGTATTCCTGGTGAG GAATTGGGTATAACATCTGACGAAGCATTGAGTTTGGAGGAGTTGCCTAAACGCGCCGTGGTGCTAGGGGGAGG ATATATAGCGGTCGAGTTTGCCTCAATATGGCGTGGGATGGGCGCTTCTGTGGATCTTTTCTTCAGAAAGGAACTTCCATTGAG AGGttttgatgatgaaatgaggGCAGTTGTTGCAAGGAATCTGGAAGGTAGGGGAATTAATTTACACCCACAAACAAATCTGACAGAG TTGATAAAAACAGATGATGGCATAAAAGTTATCACAGATCATGGTGAAGAGCTGATAGCGGATGTTGTGCTGTTCGCCACTG GTCGGGCTCCCAatacaaagaggttgaatttGGAAGCCGTGGGTGTGGAACTTGATCAAACAGGAGCTGTAAAG gTGGACGAGTATTCATGTACCAATGTTCCTAGTATATGGGCTGTTGGTGATGTTACAAACCGGGCTAACCTTACCCCTGTTGCTCTAATGGAGGGAACATGCTTTGCA AAAACAGTTTTTGGTGGGCAACCTAGCAAACCGGATTACAGAGATATACCTTGTGCAGTTTTTAG CATACCACCTCTATCTGTGGTGGGACTTAATGAAGAACAGGCAGTAGAACAAGCCAACGGTGATTTATTAGTTTTCACATCAACCTTCAATCCAATGAAGAACACTGTATCCGG acGGCAAGAAAAGTCGGTTATGAAGCTTGTTGTTGATGCTGAGACGGATAAGGTTCTAGGAGCATCCATGTGTGGGCCAGATTCACCTGAGATTATGCAG GGCATTGCTATTGCACTGAAATGTGGAGCAACCAAGGCACAATTTGACAGTACA GTAGGAATACACCCTTCTGCTGCAGAGGAATTTGTGACCATGCGTTCAGTGACAAGGCGTGTTTCTGCGCGTGGCAAACCAAAGACAAATCTGTAA